A genomic segment from Tuwongella immobilis encodes:
- a CDS encoding Gfo/Idh/MocA family protein, which yields MRKIGTAVVGTGFIGPVHVEALRRLGQPVVGLLGSSRSRSQAAADALGIAKAYGDFAELLADSDVGAVHLASPNRLHAEQALAAIAAGKHVLCEKPLAMSTDESQQLVEAAQDAESRGIVTAINTNIRYYPLCLELRQRVRAGEFGSITQIVGSYLQDWLLEDTDFNWRVLQSEGGPLRAVADIGTHWIDLVCFITDLEVEEVCADLATVYPTRYAPRGSGSVETFTGGTVDRNSREPISVDTEDLGSVLIRFVGGARACLSVSQMMAGRKNCLRFDLAGTRASAAWNSEEPNQLQIGYRNQANALLFRDPSLLHDSVRPFANYPGGHAEGFPDSHKQLFRAFYERIATGKPGAIPLPSFADGHRVMRICDAILASSRNHAWVRV from the coding sequence ATGCGAAAAATCGGAACGGCAGTTGTGGGGACTGGATTCATTGGCCCGGTGCATGTGGAGGCACTTCGGCGATTGGGGCAACCGGTGGTTGGCCTGCTGGGGTCGAGTCGGAGTCGATCGCAAGCGGCTGCGGATGCGCTGGGGATTGCCAAAGCCTACGGAGATTTTGCGGAGTTGTTGGCCGATTCCGATGTGGGAGCGGTGCATTTGGCGTCGCCGAATCGGCTGCATGCGGAACAAGCGTTGGCGGCAATCGCGGCGGGGAAGCACGTCCTCTGCGAGAAACCGCTGGCGATGTCCACCGACGAATCCCAACAACTCGTGGAAGCGGCCCAGGACGCGGAATCTCGCGGAATCGTGACCGCCATCAACACCAATATCCGCTACTACCCGCTGTGCTTGGAATTGCGGCAACGGGTTCGCGCCGGAGAATTCGGCAGCATTACGCAAATCGTGGGATCGTATTTGCAAGATTGGCTGCTGGAAGATACCGATTTCAATTGGCGAGTCCTGCAAAGCGAAGGCGGGCCATTGCGAGCAGTCGCCGATATTGGCACCCATTGGATTGACTTGGTCTGCTTTATCACCGACTTGGAGGTGGAAGAAGTCTGTGCCGATCTCGCAACGGTCTATCCGACCCGATATGCACCACGCGGAAGCGGCTCCGTGGAGACATTTACCGGAGGAACCGTCGATCGAAACAGTCGAGAGCCGATTTCGGTTGATACCGAAGATTTAGGATCGGTGCTGATCCGCTTTGTGGGTGGCGCACGGGCCTGTTTGAGTGTCTCGCAGATGATGGCAGGCCGAAAAAACTGCCTTCGCTTCGATTTGGCCGGGACACGAGCATCGGCGGCCTGGAATAGCGAAGAGCCGAATCAACTGCAAATCGGATATCGGAATCAAGCGAATGCCCTGCTGTTCCGCGATCCCAGCCTGCTGCATGATTCGGTGCGACCGTTTGCGAATTACCCCGGTGGCCATGCCGAGGGATTTCCCGACTCGCACAAGCAGCTATTTCGCGCGTTTTATGAACGAATTGCGACCGGAAAACCGGGAGCGATTCCATTACCCTCGTTTGCGGATGGCCACCGAGTGATGCGAATTTGTGACGCGATTCTAGCAAGCAGTCGCAACCACGCGTGGGTTCGAGTATAA
- a CDS encoding BON domain-containing protein, which translates to MKRQWILTLGLCWGSFAPLTQITAAEPAEMRTSQPPDAKRSQAGRLQILSNPQLSGINFGLMIRGSEATLFGTFPSEDLHRLALELTAQLPGVRSVTSDCEVIPPPPVAIEMVQQMVASGGRTSNPAAARPAASAASVPQPKPKVVHRKPTMPSQPIGIAYLPPIPTKLPPPDPNLVVRPRDLVHSSAYRGGVQWKPSEDLPPAVELLKPEFLPDR; encoded by the coding sequence ATGAAACGCCAATGGATACTCACACTGGGTCTTTGCTGGGGCAGTTTTGCTCCGCTGACTCAGATCACCGCAGCCGAGCCTGCCGAAATGAGAACGTCGCAGCCGCCGGATGCGAAACGCTCTCAGGCGGGTCGGTTGCAGATTTTGAGCAATCCGCAGTTGTCGGGGATCAACTTCGGCTTGATGATCCGCGGATCAGAAGCCACCCTCTTTGGAACATTCCCCAGTGAGGATCTGCATCGGTTGGCGTTGGAGTTGACCGCCCAACTGCCCGGTGTCCGATCGGTGACATCGGATTGTGAAGTGATTCCGCCGCCGCCGGTGGCCATTGAAATGGTCCAGCAGATGGTTGCATCGGGGGGTCGCACCAGCAATCCCGCCGCGGCTCGTCCCGCAGCAAGCGCCGCAAGCGTGCCCCAACCCAAGCCCAAGGTGGTGCATCGCAAACCGACCATGCCCTCGCAGCCAATCGGGATCGCCTATTTACCGCCGATTCCGACGAAGCTCCCGCCGCCGGACCCCAATCTGGTCGTGCGACCGCGCGATTTAGTGCATTCGTCGGCGTATCGTGGCGGGGTGCAATGGAAGCCGAGTGAGGATTTGCCCCCTGCGGTGGAACTGCTCAAGCCCGAATTTCTGCCCGATCGCTAA
- a CDS encoding sugar phosphate isomerase/epimerase family protein, translating to MQLGFVSAILGELSIEEVLAFAADEGFGCVEVMCWPPGQAERRYAGVSHIDVTTCDDDQIHHLHNLVRIHNVSISALGYYPNPLDPDPEVRSVVVEHLRQVIRTAPKLGVSVVNTFIGRDPYQSIDENWPLMLEVWPSLLEEAAKAKVRIGIENCPMLFSRDEWPGGKNLATTPATWRRLFEQFGHERIGLNFDPSHLIWQHIDIVRFIREFGSKFVHVHAKDTRIDHERLYEHGCMGLGWHTPKLPGLGDIDWRAFFSALSDARFNGAVCIEVEDRAYEGSLDARKRALRQSKRYLEQFISP from the coding sequence ATGCAATTGGGATTTGTTAGCGCCATTTTGGGCGAACTGAGCATCGAGGAAGTCCTCGCCTTTGCAGCGGATGAGGGATTCGGCTGTGTCGAAGTGATGTGCTGGCCCCCCGGCCAAGCCGAGCGACGCTACGCGGGTGTCTCGCATATAGATGTCACCACGTGCGATGACGACCAGATTCACCACCTGCACAATCTGGTTCGCATCCACAATGTCAGCATCTCGGCGCTGGGCTACTACCCCAACCCGCTCGACCCCGATCCCGAAGTGCGCTCCGTGGTCGTGGAGCATCTGCGCCAGGTGATTCGCACCGCCCCGAAGCTGGGTGTCTCGGTAGTCAACACCTTCATTGGCCGCGATCCCTACCAAAGCATTGACGAAAATTGGCCGTTGATGCTGGAAGTCTGGCCGAGCCTGCTCGAAGAAGCCGCGAAAGCCAAGGTGCGCATCGGCATCGAAAACTGCCCCATGCTGTTTAGTCGGGATGAATGGCCGGGCGGCAAAAACCTGGCCACCACCCCCGCCACCTGGCGACGCCTCTTCGAACAATTTGGCCACGAGCGCATCGGCCTGAATTTCGATCCCTCGCATCTCATTTGGCAGCACATTGATATTGTCCGATTCATTCGGGAATTCGGATCCAAGTTTGTGCATGTGCATGCCAAGGATACCCGAATCGATCACGAGCGATTGTACGAACATGGCTGCATGGGATTGGGGTGGCACACCCCCAAGCTGCCGGGATTGGGCGATATCGATTGGCGGGCGTTCTTCTCGGCATTGAGCGATGCCCGATTCAACGGGGCGGTTTGTATCGAAGTTGAGGATCGCGCCTACGAAGGGTCATTGGATGCGCGAAAACGGGCCTTGCGGCAGTCCAAACGCTATTTGGAGCAATTTATCTCGCCGTGA
- a CDS encoding BON domain-containing protein: MMARSIARFRTWMLLGALAVFLCQSGAATAQTIGGGGGTGGGGAGGGGGGFGGGGGGGGGQGGGGLGQSTGGQFSLSATSSANVQASPVIDQSNFLRNSYANPLYQGRPGIASTITTSTAANRPGGFGQPLFNSTGGAGGGGGGTGGAGAFGGGAGGAGGFGGTGGLGGGRTGGGGGAGIIGGAGGGGTLIGGTTGAARGGLGGGGGFGGGGGFGGAGGTAGIRAGAAGGLGGVGGAAGNASLTPPTRVAYSTTLKFKVKPTAPQTLSDNLRRTLDRSTRLSNPAAIQINVQPDGVVVLTGTAKDEDEIALAENMLRLTPGIRGIQNQLRTP; encoded by the coding sequence ATGATGGCACGCTCAATCGCTCGTTTCCGAACGTGGATGCTGCTTGGGGCACTCGCCGTGTTCCTTTGCCAATCCGGCGCTGCCACGGCACAGACCATCGGCGGTGGTGGCGGAACCGGCGGCGGCGGAGCGGGTGGTGGGGGCGGTGGATTCGGTGGCGGTGGTGGTGGCGGCGGTGGGCAGGGCGGTGGCGGGCTGGGGCAGTCTACCGGCGGCCAATTCAGCCTGTCGGCGACCAGTTCCGCAAACGTCCAAGCCAGCCCGGTCATCGATCAAAGCAACTTTCTGCGGAATTCCTACGCCAACCCCTTGTATCAAGGGCGTCCGGGGATAGCATCGACGATTACCACTTCCACGGCGGCCAATCGGCCCGGTGGCTTCGGCCAACCGCTGTTTAATTCCACGGGTGGAGCCGGTGGCGGCGGCGGTGGCACGGGCGGTGCCGGGGCATTCGGTGGTGGCGCGGGCGGTGCCGGCGGGTTTGGTGGCACCGGCGGATTGGGCGGTGGACGTACCGGCGGCGGCGGCGGAGCCGGGATCATCGGCGGCGCGGGCGGCGGTGGCACGCTCATCGGCGGCACCACGGGAGCGGCACGCGGTGGACTCGGTGGCGGCGGCGGATTCGGTGGCGGCGGCGGATTCGGTGGCGCGGGTGGAACTGCGGGCATTCGTGCGGGTGCCGCTGGCGGATTGGGCGGAGTTGGGGGCGCGGCGGGCAATGCCTCGCTGACCCCGCCGACACGCGTGGCCTATTCCACCACGTTGAAATTCAAGGTCAAGCCGACCGCACCGCAGACGTTGTCCGACAATCTGCGGCGGACGCTCGATCGCTCGACGCGGCTCAGCAACCCCGCTGCGATTCAGATCAACGTGCAACCCGATGGCGTCGTGGTGCTCACTGGCACCGCCAAGGATGAAGACGAAATCGCGTTAGCCGAAAATATGTTGCGGCTCACGCCCGGCATCCGCGGAATCCAGAATCAACTGCGGACTCCGTAA
- a CDS encoding histidine phosphatase family protein produces MIWLIRHGESQSNAGLITGPNATVELTPTGQLQAEQIAAHWHEPPDRIVISPYRRTRQTAAPLIAKFPHVPVIEAAVYEFALLNSQQFAGVLPRDRYPLVQAYWQHANPHASHGEDSESFAHFAQRAQAFLTLAESWTGTTAVFTHEQFSRMVLLSILDPAPPTTQRMRQFLRHKAAVHLPNGMLLPIQKSAQHWLAGPIHTQHLSKLTGFFTE; encoded by the coding sequence ATGATCTGGCTGATTCGTCACGGCGAAAGTCAATCCAACGCGGGCCTCATCACCGGCCCGAATGCAACCGTGGAACTCACCCCCACGGGGCAACTGCAAGCCGAGCAGATCGCCGCACACTGGCACGAGCCACCGGACCGAATCGTCATCTCACCCTATCGCCGCACCCGCCAAACCGCCGCCCCGCTGATCGCCAAATTTCCGCATGTCCCGGTGATCGAAGCCGCAGTCTACGAATTCGCTCTGTTGAATAGCCAACAATTTGCCGGCGTTCTGCCCCGCGATCGCTACCCGCTCGTCCAAGCCTATTGGCAGCACGCCAATCCCCACGCCTCCCACGGCGAGGATAGCGAATCGTTCGCCCACTTCGCGCAGCGGGCCCAAGCCTTTCTCACGCTCGCGGAATCCTGGACCGGGACCACCGCCGTCTTCACGCACGAACAATTCTCCCGAATGGTGCTGCTTTCCATTCTCGACCCCGCGCCGCCAACTACGCAGCGCATGCGGCAATTTCTCCGCCACAAGGCCGCCGTCCATCTGCCCAACGGGATGCTGCTGCCGATTCAGAAATCCGCACAGCATTGGCTGGCCGGGCCGATTCACACCCAACATCTGTCGAAACTGACCGGATTTTTCACCGAGTAG